ttattattttgagtgagaagtcccctctttctcaaaaactacgttacgtcacaatgtgttatactatcaacagctctcaaatgctcccCCCCAATACCATCATGTACAGTTTGTGTCAAAATCCTTTGACGACATCAAGTTCATCCCTCAATTTTAAAGATATTTATCAAAATGTCATTGTATTTGACTTTTTGACTGGCATAATAAAATTCCCTTTTCGCATTTTACAGACCCATTTCTTGTTTATGCTCGAAGACGTTTCGCAAATGTCGCTATGAAAGAGTATCAGATATAATGAAATTTTACACCGTTTTGCTGTGAAGTTATAGATTTGAATTTCTTCCCGGCCTCCATGAGGCCTCTCATAAAACTGAGTGCATGACAAAAATGTATTGACATTAAAGGATGGAAACTTtttataacacaaaacacaacgtccacagatttacatatctcttgccgtttgaagataatcatGGTAGAAAAAtgcccttaaaatattacttgctgaggtgatatagtttttgagaaatgaataaaacaagtcacgaacatattttagcatgtgaaaacgtactttcgtgacattgttttactcatttctcaaaaactatatcacctcagcaagtagtattttaaggtaagctttctactatcgttatcttcaaacggtgtaagtttaatgtaaatctgtggacattgtgttttgtgttacaagaagtactcaaatcctttaaagccccCTTCTAGCCCCTTTTGGGGACAGAATAAGTCAAAATCCTTTAATCCTTCTAGAAACTAGTAGGGGCCCACTATGCTGCAATAAAGAGtgactttaaaaagaaaaactataCACACTTGTGAAGTTGAATTTTCTTAGGCTTTCAACTGAaagcattcataaatatcctTGTGAAATTTTCCAACCATATCAGGTCtataactattttttatttcaaaaagtttttgtttgtgtgtttggttATAGTACACGTATTTCAATAGATtacataatgaaaaaaaaaaaaaaatgctggccAAAAATAGAATCGGGGTTTGTAATTTTCTAAGTTGATCAGATTATTTAGAACTGATGTGTAAACCACTAACGAATGGGATAAGATTGCAAGGATTGGGTAAATATAATGTGTAGAGAGATGCACTAACCAGAGTGACAGCCGCTGCAGTATACAAGAGCACGGCGCACTTTTCGTCGAAAGAAGGGCTCGCCCTGGTGTTTCCAGCATAGTATTGTACCAATATGCACCGCCTCATTAAAAGATATGGTGCTGTTTTATGGTTGCCTCATTAAATAATTCATACCAAATAATGCTTCTTCCGATTTAATATTCGGTACCAGGAGTCGTATGACATCGTTGTTATATTCGTTTATTAGTTCACGGTTTATATTTCAGACCAAGTCATCACATACTAAGTGCGAAGCCGTGATCCCATAACAACAGAATGGATTAACCCAATGCTGTGCAGTTATATCAATAACAAAGGATGGAGAAGCAAGACAAATGAGCCATTACAATACGGTGCGCATTGACTGAAGTCATCAGTATTGTACACAGTCTATTGATAGTTATCTTGATCTATAGGGAGACTGCGAAGAGCTACATTTTAGCATTTCATCGTCATTATTCACCAACGACCAATGGATATGTTTTGTCACGAACACGTTCCAATTTAGATTGATTCTTTAGCTCCGTTTCTGTGCAGTTTACTGATGATGTATCAAGTTTATGTGTGCGTCGTCAGTCAACTTGGTTCTTCCTGGATCTGCTTGTGCGTATATTTTCCTGTATTGAGTAATCTTGACTTACACAAAAAACTGTGGTTTTGATTGAATCGGTATTGTATAACGAGACGGGACTTTGCAGACGAACTTGTTTCGCATTTGGAATCATGAATGATTCAAGCGTAGAGCCGGTAGTTATTGATCCCTCACTGTATCCCTACGAGGCTCGCGTCGGATTAGTTTGCGTGTGGATCTTGGTTTCCATCCTCGGCCTAGTAGGAAACAGTCTCGTCATCTGGTCCGTCATCCTGTCCAAGAAACTCCGCACCGTGACCAACGCCTTCGTGGTCAACCTCAGCGTGGCTGATTTCTGGACCAGTCTCTCCTACCCGTGGATTTCAGTAGCTTTGCTTAGCCATGGAAGCTGGCCCTTGGCGTCAGAGGTCCCGTGTGTCATCGCTGCAGTACAGTTTTACACCGGTCTTGGTGCAAGTATCTACTCGTTGGCCTCCATAGCTTTGAATCGCATGGTTCTCATCACCCAATCCATAGATTCTTATAGTTGGTGGTACACCCCGCGAAAAGTAGCCGTCATGATCGCAATGACTTGGGTTATCCCGTGTATTGTGTTTTTCCTCCCGCCGCTTCTTGGCATAGGCTCCATTGGTTACGATCCACAAGACAATACATGTTCAGATAAAGATGGTCACCCAAGAGGCCCTGAATACAACTTGGCCCAATCTCTGGGTCTATACCCAGTCCCAATGCTCATCATCATCTGTTGCTACACGGCACTCTACATCCACCTCAAACAACACTTcaggaagatgaagaagaaggaCAACATGCAGAATATAAGATCAAGACAAACCATCGCAGAAACTTCTGTCAGCTTTTCGGTTGCCATTGTGGCTTCTTCTGGAGAAACCAACGTCAGCGGAGACCTCAGCACATATATCCCGTCAACTGTTGAACCATTGGTTGGGGAAACATCCAGCAGATCCAATGCAGTTTCTGAAGATTTATCCGAAATTACATTTCTTGATGACACTCAAGCTAAAACCCCCGTTAACGACAGTGCAAAACATAGCGCTGCTAGGGAGCTTTCGCAGACGCTCAGTGTCGATACAACTACGCGTTGCCAATCTCATGTCCACAACCGCGTCAGTACAGCCAGTCCCATCAACTCAGTGAGCACCTTACAAGACTCCAGCGTGAGACACCGTCAAGCAATCAGCCGCCAGCAACTAGCCATCACCAAGAACCTCTTCCTTGTGTTTTGCATCTTCACATTGTTACTGTCTCCTTACTTTATCTCTCTCGCTATACCATCCAGTCGTAAGTTTGCTCTTTACGGAGCAACCATTACTATTTTCAATAGCTGTGTAAACCCCATCATCTACGCCATCAGCCACCCACAGTTTAAAGTGGTAATGAGGAAGGTCATCAAGTGCCGCTTATCGGAGATACCAGAACCCTCGGATAGTCTGAAGTCCGTTCTGACACGTGTACGCAGAACCTAATGATAGAACAAACTTCGGATATTCTTGAGTCCGTTCTGACACGTGTACGCAGAACCTAATGATAGAACAAAGGTACCTTCGAATAGTCTCAAGTCCGTTCTGACACGTGTACGCAGAACCTAATGATAGAACAAAGAACATTCGGATTAGTCTGAAGTCCGTTCTGACACGTCTACGCAGAACCTAATAGTAGAACAAGGGAACCTTCGGAAAGTCTCAAGTCCGTTCTGACACGTGTACGAAGAACCTAATATTAGAACAAAGGAACCTTCGGATGGTCTGAGGTCCGTTCTGACACGTCTACGCAGAACCTAATGATAGAACAAAGAACATTCGGATAGTCTGAAGTCCGTTCTGACACGTCTACGCAGAACCTAATAATAGAACAAAGGAACCTTCGGATAGTCTGAAGTCCGTTCTGACACATGTACGCAGAACCTAATGATAGAACAAAGGAATCTTCGGATAGTCTCAAGTCCGTTCTGACACGTCTACGCAGAACCTAATGATAGAACAAAGAACATTCGGATAGTCTGATGAAGTCCGTTCTGACACGTCTACGCAGAACCTAATGGTAGAACAAGGGAACCTTCGGACAGTCTCAAGTCCGTTCTGACACGTCTACGCAGAACCTAATGGTAGAACAAGGGAACCTTCGGATAGTCTGAAATCCGTTCTAACACTTCTACGCAGAACCTAATGGTAGAACCTTCGAATAGTCTCAAGTCCGTTCTGACAGGTCTATGCAGAACCTAATGATAGAACAAAGGAACCTTCGGATTAGTCTGAAATCTGTTCTGACACGTCTACGCCGAACCTTACGATGGAACAAAACCCCGATGGTGCGAGGCTGCTCGCTGCTCATGGCTGCTCGCTGCTCATTGTTGCCGGATTTCTTGTAAAGGTGGTACTGCTCTTGATGATCGTGCTGCATATCATTATAGAGGCTGATTCTAGTAGAGCTATTCTTGTAAACCTCTACATGGCATTAAAGGCCGCTTGTATTGCGTAACCTCAAATTTGTCTCCTCAACATGACCATTGTACAATGGATTTCCGACATTCATTGAAATTTAGCTATTTTTCCCCAAGATGTGAACCACACCAATatgactgtgcaagtctcgtgcGTATTCTCGACATTATTTCTTTTACGCGTTGAAACAAATATGTACATAATTAGTGATACTAAAATGGTCTAAAAAACTCAAgacttgtatacatgtagtttattaAATTGTGCTGAGATTTGTTTTCCGTTTGACATATCTGGGCAAAGAATAGATTTCCCaactgttcgattgttttaatattaCACATACACAAACTAACCTGGTGTAAAAACATCATTTGAAAGTAGCGTTTTGGGGATATCGCTAAGACTCCGGAGTGCAGGAGGGATAATCCGTAATTAGAATACATATGTGAGAAATGTTTCTGACtgtaacgtttctcaaattcaattatttttggGTAAAACTTAAATCTTTTTCCATTCATTTCTCGAAATAAAAATACTCCTCAAAAGTGCTTTATTTTGTCGAAAGCTGTTACTTGGCACTAGTTGTTATAAAGAAAATGCTATGTGCAAAAACACATAACAGCTGAATGTTAATGGTAATAATTGTATTCATTATAATAAAAGTTAAATTTTACACCGCGCTTTATCGCAGCCCGAAGGGCGTATCAAAGTGCTTCTACATTCCTTGATCTCAGCTCAcatgggagtatacagccagtGCTGCAAGTTACCTAGCCTTTATTCAAAGCGCACGCGGCGGCGGCATCCCCAGATGGAACGCACGATTCGCCGCTCGCGTTATATCTGGGGTCGTGCTtgacatctgggggtgccgcgtgcgccttgactaaaggctacgaGTTACCGTGCTCAAAGCTAATcgttcacataaaccatctctgcccttacaGAAATTATTGTTTACCAATGGGTGGAGAGaaagcttatggttaagtgttttgctcaaggacacaaagtgtcacgactgggattttCATATGAATTCAAATCGGTTCTCTGGTTTTGGGTCCGCCGAGATCATGATATTAATTACAAGCCTGTTCATCAATCATTGCGTGTTGTTATTCGGTACTTTTTGTACTCCGGGTTTTTCCCTCGTACTTCCCCATTGCACATCCGCGTGGATGGCCAGAGAACCCGGTCTTGGACTTCCCCTGTCCGGACATACATCAGTTCAAATAACGTTCAATGTTGGGTGAATCTAGTTACACATCCTATGCCACCCGCTCATCATTAAACAAAACCTGCTACATATCCCCAAAACTAAGCCACGTACGGGAAATCATGCTTTTCAAGCCGCTACTCCCGGCTCTGGAATTCCTTTTCCCCGTGTAACATTCGCGAAGCAACGAACTGGAGCTGTTCAAAAATAGACTCTagactcattttttttttttttagtccggcatttttcttttttttgctggTATTGGTCTTTGTATATTTGTCATagcattgtttggttttctctttcaaattcggcaaatgagcaatcaatttcatttacatgcgttcgaattaaagctgttttgcctctcgagttgttactgcgtttcaaattcagaatccggccattcaatttcgttttgggtcgagtcaaatttcttagcactatgttcaatttagcatagcgtcattctttttcgtgacacacgcctcaagaagcgtctgcgaattggagtgctgctttgatgaattgttaaatcgcatgattatttttgttaagtCGAATggcgcaacattacatttgactaatcccaaaacgaaatcgaatgacccttttgagtagcactcgattttgcgcgaaatagaattgcttggtggttaaattggctgctcatgttccgaaattgaccgagaaaacctatattagtactgttattgttattattattatccaacGCTGTGATTTAATGTACGACTATGGAAGACTATACGACTATAGTTATTATTTCAGTTCCCCTTCACAACGTTGTAGACTACATAATCTGCGAAACGTATCCgacagtaatgtttctcagattcaaactgaTAGAAACTGGAAtcattttcaataaacacatgAACAGAGTtcatttcaaagtgaaatgattcccAAAATCCTTTCTATTGACAAGTTACTGTACTTTTAACCAAGTAAATTGATTGCcattaaatttaaaggcagtggacactattggtaattactcaaaataattattagcataaaacctttcttggtgacgagtaatggggagagattgatggtacaaaacattgtgagaaacggctccctctgaagtgccatagttttcgagaaagaagtaattttccatggatttgatttcgatacctcaagtttagaacttgaggtctcgaaatcaaccatctaaacgcacgttcgcaagttcgatgaccgattgagctcaaattttcacaggtttgctatttaatgcatatgttgagatacaccaactgtgaaggctagtcttggacaatttccaatagtgtccactggctttaaagacactggacactaaagaccattcttcttgctcggtgtatcccaacataatgcataaaataacaaacctgtgaaaatttaagctcaattggtcggcgaagttgcgagataatagggaaagaaaaaacacgcttgccacacgaagttgtgtgcttatagatgctcgatttcgagacctcaaattctaaatgtgaggtctcgaaatcaaattcgttgaaaatttcttctttctcgaaaactctacgttacttcagagggagccgtttctcacaatgttatatactatcaatagctccccattactcgttgccaaataaggttttatgctaatgattattttgagtaattaccaatagtgtccatcctgcctttaagaatggttaccaaacgtgtaccttcccttcacgTTAAGCTTCTCTGTATTCATGTTAGGGATTAATCGTCCTGAGTGGACATTTTTATTCCCACCGGATTTTCTGAGATCTAAAATAAAAAGCGACCTTTTGAATGGAAATTTCcagatgttagtttttttgtataaatgacAGTCGATGTGATTGACAGTCGTTGTAATAATGCATATACTCGAGAAGATGGCATTAGCCAAGTACGCAGCAAGGACAACGATAAAGAAAACAACTCACAATCAGAATTGCTATTCCCTGAAGTGTATGAATAATATTCTGAAAAGAGCAGAATAGACAATTAAGACAACTGAAAACCATTGTTTATTAGAGTATGCATTTATTTATCAATTGGATTTTTGTTATGTTGACATTCTCAAGACTTACtgaagaacaacaaaaataaaaactatgtaaatatttaattttaggACACACAAATATACAcgatttaatatattttatgttattttcgTTTGATGGGTTCTTCTTCATTGGTGTTACCGCTTCGTAGACTTTATTTAAATATCGTGCTATGAGGTTTTCTTAATTTCGTCATTTGAAGACACCTTCTATGTGTAGGCTTTTTGTATGATTACCGAATCGACTCACGAACAATGTTTCTAGATTAGTAGAGATTAAACGtacacacagaggaaagattacacaacttgtgtaaaatattacctgttttagatgtagtgggcgaacaccataactattaggtaaaactttacccaacaggcgttgggtaatatcttgcttaatagctgtgtaaaagtttacataaatattgggtagttttctttactgaattgttgggtaaacccactcatgtaaaatattacttaattgtgacgtaagactttaccgctttacaatgtaaatagttgtgtaaaactttacatcaatattgggtatttttttttactgaattgctgggtataaatccactcatgtaaaataattactcaattttgaagtatagattttaccgatttttaatgtaaactgtgtgcctttaaaactggtaataatatacacaatgcttgtgttgaatactagcaaagtgttatttcatggagtttagggctgtaataaatggacacatcataaatactgagacttggcgactacaacatgaatttcaagataacaactttttaataaaaatttaatggtaataatattaacaatccaaaacatcacatgtgcaaaatggggttttctgtatgtttcataatcagtcaacaatttcagtgaattaaaaaaattacaaaaaatctacctaattggcaaggtcagaataaatacttccaggctaacacagtttaaactgtaaggttgttccataaatcaaaactatcacaactatcacatctcttatgattttgatactttattgcaaacaatttgtgcaagaacttctttaactacaatgcttctggaatggtcaaattacattaattggcaaggtcagaataaatacttccaggctaacacagcttaaagaagaactccaaggtcaaattcaattttgggtttgaacaatttgtatggggaattattggtttatcctaattgtcgctaagcaatcaaaacggtgttgaatttgacattttgacaaatttgacaaaaactggaagggtattgaatacaaatttgaatttgacctttgagttcctatttaaactgtaaggttgttccataaatccaaactatcacaactatcacatctcttatgattttgatacgtatttgcaaacattttgtgcaagaactttcactgcaccacccgagtttctgaaaaccaatttttcaagattcttgcagtaaacacctggaatcgtagttcaatttttaacagatagcttaatatttatgcacaattttttacccttttggtaatgtttgtataaaagtacaagctcccattgggaacaataatcagctctcgaatatttttttgtaaggataaaatggacacaatagcttttcaaggcttttatctggctcaatgctcatactaattaaatgcgaaggcgttagttttcgacaatatcatcaatcattaatgatgaataaatacagtttcctttgtgcttactaattagtatgagctaaattatttcatcgaagctaatgacgatgaaataatttagctcataccaattagtaaacacaaaggaaactgtatttattcatcattaatattgatattgtcgaaaactaacgccttcgcatttaattagtttgagcattgagtcagattaaagccttgaaaagctattgtgtccattttatccttccaaaaaaatattcgagagccgattattgttcccaatgggagcttgtacttttatacaaacattaccgaaagggtaaaaaattgtgcataaatattaagctatcttttaaaaattgaactacgattccagttatttactgcaagaatcttgaaaaattggttttcagaaactcgggcggtgcagggactagagggttaactacaatgcttctggaatggtcaaattacattaattggcaaggtcagaataaatacttccaggctaacacagcttaaagaagaactccaaggtaaaaattcaattttgggtttgaacaatttgtatggggaattattggtttatcctcattgtcgctaagcaatcaaaacggcgttgaatttgacattttgacaaatttgacaaaactggaagggtgttgaatacaaatttgaatttgacctttgagttcctatttaaactgtaaggttggtccataaatccaaactatcacaactatcacatctcttatgattttgatacgtatttgcaaacattttgtgcaagaactttcactgcaccacccgagtttctgaaaaccaatttttcaagattcttgcagtaaacaactggaatcgcagttcaatttttaacagatagcttaatatttatgcacaattttttacccttttggtaatgtttgtataaaagtacaagctcccattgggaacaataatcagctctcgaatatttttttgtaaggataaaatggacacaatagcttttcaaggcttttatctggctcaatgctcatactaattaaatgcgaaggcgttagttttcgacaatatcatcaatcattaatgatgaataaatacagtttcctttgtgcttactaattagtatgagctaaattatttcatcgaagctaatgacgatgaaataatttagctcataccaattagtaaacacaaaggaaactgtatttattcatcattaatattgatattgtcgaaaactaacgccttcgcatttaattagtttgagcattgagtcagattaaagccttgaaaagctattgtgtcttttatccttccaaaaaaatattcgagagccgattattgttcccaatgggagcttgtacttttatacaaacattaccgaagggttaaaaattgtgcataaatattaagctatcttttaaaaattgaactacgattccagttatttactgcaagaatcttgaaaaattggttttcagaaactcgggcggtgcagggactagagggttaactacaatgcttctggaatggtcaaattacattaattggcaaggtcagaataaatacttccaggctaacacagcttaaagaagaactccaaggtaaaattcaattttgggtttgaacaatttgtatggggaattattggtttatcctcattgtcgctaagcaatcaaaacggcgttgaatttgacattttgacaaatttgacaaaactggaagggtgttgaatacaaatttgaatttgacctttgagttcctatttaaactgtaaggttgttccataaatccaaactatcacaactatcacatctcttatgattttgatacgtatttgcaaacattttgtgcaagaacttctttaactacaatgcttatggaatggtcaacattaatcagatgcatcatgagatgaacagtaagccctgaactctcgaatagtgctgctcttcacaccgcctttgagttcaaacacaaccaattcaatgaactcccaaacgccagaacactcctcctggtagctcaagtcgaagacaaaatgtgttttgaaacacacatccagtgctttcacaagggatgactgttcaaatgcatttgctcaaaaattacgaacacttgctgtggagccagtgcagacccacctaatatcagcatggttgcgatct
Above is a genomic segment from Asterias rubens chromosome 10, eAstRub1.3, whole genome shotgun sequence containing:
- the LOC117295625 gene encoding alpha-1B adrenergic receptor-like, which codes for MNDSSVEPVVIDPSLYPYEARVGLVCVWILVSILGLVGNSLVIWSVILSKKLRTVTNAFVVNLSVADFWTSLSYPWISVALLSHGSWPLASEVPCVIAAVQFYTGLGASIYSLASIALNRMVLITQSIDSYSWWYTPRKVAVMIAMTWVIPCIVFFLPPLLGIGSIGYDPQDNTCSDKDGHPRGPEYNLAQSLGLYPVPMLIIICCYTALYIHLKQHFRKMKKKDNMQNIRSRQTIAETSVSFSVARVSTASPINSVSTLQDSSVRHRQAISRQQLAITKNLFLVFCIFTLLLSPYFISLAIPSSRKFALYGATITIFNSCVNPIIYAISHPQFKVVMRKVIKCRLSEIPEPSDSLKSVLTRVRRT